A genomic window from Populus alba chromosome 19, ASM523922v2, whole genome shotgun sequence includes:
- the LOC118048636 gene encoding uncharacterized protein isoform X2, translated as MEERLMARLESAVARLEALSLRGGSVAGSGGDDASATDPSIVAFEDFMGASFGRVSSAGEKIGGQVLSCTCGQMEGFAPSSMEDDVNLPLNFQSPEDTFNISEFPSPAPEVPVNQGSISCNDQGGQNNAINDSIQQTTQFPTSFPETMNATTSQHGEFNQPGPSSPAPWYQPIPNLFDPQCANPMVPGPSMPLRDQQWTNYQLPIMSNQVPAMLPGPQPPLNQWHQNSFIHQPQKGHGYMTPNATTSQHGGFNQPGPSFPAPWIQHFPNQGQVDQAFAIRNIDNMQQENFVPRNFGNSTRSQMDNLQVRGLQNQTATPNASNPGLGTSLQSQNRGLNTQQVEMGGSKDSFWNYVERADDGSTKCKFCPHTFANKTSISRIKWHLSGEEGHNVAICHGVPKEVQEAAWKDTCGGNKRHKITASSINVNDCGISTIVGVTARGRAEIEVQSMLMISSHAIAGNDVVSMTGMRAQEDRVSEGALESRLRTEPVDRALEQNTGEGSFRHDAFETVPRTEQEQLLEPRGDASQFCLDFGICYDQPCAPSVNYDVNRHDAQDMVRVRTQLVEEEDVENSGRSVVQAGPGARSSESLKNNKTRGVSLPTSSIKVGQAFEENKKVICSLLMDDEVPTIGIYGMGGVGKTTILQHIQNELLQRPDICDHVWWVILSQDFSINRLQNLIAKHLHLELSSEDDVQLRPAKLSEELRKKQKWILVLDDLWNNFELQEVGIPVSLKGCKLILTTRSETVCHGIACNHKIQVKRLFKGEAWTLLKENLGHDITLSEVEGIAKAIARECAGLLLGIITVAESLRGVDDLHQWRNTLNKLKESEFRDTEVFKLLRFSYDRLGDLALQQCLLYRALFPENDMIEREELIGYLIDEGIIKGKRSRGDTFGEGHTMLNRLENVFLLEGATSMEDDSRCVKMHDLIRDMVIQILLENSPGMVKAGAQLPDAEEWTENLTRVSLMQNEIVEIPSSHSPMCPNLSTLFPKEV; from the exons ATGGAGGAGAGGCTAATGGCTAGGCTAGAATCGGCGGTGGCGCGATTAGAAGCACTTTCGTTGAGAGGGGGAAGTGTGGCGGGTAGTGGCGGGGATGATGCTTCAGCGACGGATCCGTCGATTGTAGCGTTTGAAGATTTCATGGGGGCATCCTTCGGTAGGGTTTCCAGCGCTGGAGAGAAGATTGGAGGACAAGTATTATCTTGTACTTGTGGTCAGATGGAAGGGTTCGCACCATCTTCTATGGAGGATGATGTCAACTTACCATTGAATTTTCAATCACCAGAAGATACATTCAATATTTCTGAGTTTCCCTC GCCGGCACCGGAGGTTCCAGTCAACCAAGGCTCCATATCATGCAATGATCAAGGTGGACAGAACAATGCGATCAACGATAGTATTCAACAAACAACTCAGTTTCCAACTTCATTTCCTGAAACCATG AACGCAACCACATCACAACATGGTGAATTCAATCAACCTGGACCTTCTTCTCCTGCTCCCTG GTATCAGCCTATTCCTAATTTATTTGATCCTCAATGTGCCAATCCCATGGTGCCTGGACCATCAATGCCTTTGAG GGACCAACAATGGACTAATTATCAGTTACCAATTATGAGCAATCAAGTGCCTGCGATGCTACCTGGACCTCAACCTCCATTGAATCAATG GCATCAGAACTCCTTTATTCATCAACCTCAGAAGGGACATGGCTATATGACACCGAATGCAACCACTTCACAACATGGTGGCTTCAATCAACCTGGACCTTCTTTTCCTGCTCCCTG GATTCAACATTTTCCTAATCAAGGACAAGTCGATCAAGCTTTTGCAATTCGTAATATAGACAATATGCAACAGGAGAACTTCGTGCCTCGAAACTTTGGCAACTCTACTAG GTCACAGATGGATAACCTCCAAGTCCGAGGATTGCAAAATCAAACTGCTACGCCAAATGCCTCAAATCCTGGCCTTGGCACTTCCCTGCAAAGTCAAAATAGGGGTTTAAATACTCAACAA GTTGAAATGGGTGGATCAAAGGATTCATTTTGGAATTATGTTGAAAGGGCTGATGATGGTAGCACGAAGTGTAAGTTTTGTCCACATACATTTGCCAATAAAACCTccatttcaaggatcaaatggcatttatCAGGAGAGGAAGGGCATAATGTTGCCATTTGTCATGGGGTGCCTAAAGAAGTTCAAGAAGCAGCCTGGAAAGATACGTGTGGTGgcaacaaaagacataaaatCACAGCAAGTTCAATCAATGTTAATGATTGTGGAATTTCAACAATAGTAGGAGTTACTGCAAGGGGAAGGGCAGAAATTGAAGTTCAATCAATGTTAATGATTTCTTCACATGCAATAGCAGGAAACGACGTAGTAAGCATGACCGGAATGAGAGCACAAGAAGATAGAGTTTCCGAAGGGGCACTCGAGAGCAGACTGAGGACAGAACCAGTGGATCGAGCGTTGGAACAAAACACTGGTGAAGGATCTTTTCGGCATGATGCATTTGAGACTGTACCAAGAACAGAGCAAGAGCAGCTTCTGGAGCCTCGAGGAGATGCATCCCAATTTTGTCTTGACTTTGGAATATGTTATGATCAACCTTGTGCTCCATCAGTAAACTATGATGTAAATAGGCATGATGCACAGGACATGGTTAGAGTGAGGACACAActagtggaggaggaggatgtggAGAATAGTGGAAGATCAGTAGTGCAGGCTGGCCCAGGAGCTAGATCTTCTGAAAGTCTGAAAAACAACAAGACTAGAGGAGTTTCATTACCTACTAGCTCTATAAAGGTGGGTCAAGCATTTGAAGAGAATAAGAAGGTGATATGTTCTTTGTTAATGGATGATGAAGTCCCAACCATTGGCATTTATGGGATGGGGGGAGTTGGTAAAACAACAATActgcaacatatccaaaatGAGCTTCTACAAAGACCAGATATTTGTGATCATGTTTGGTGGGTGATTCTGTCTCAAGATTTCAGCATTAATAGATTGCAGAATCTTATTGCTAAACATCTTCATCTAGAGCTTTCAAGCGAAGATGATGTTCAGCTCAGACCTGCCAAATTGTCAGAAGAACtaaggaagaaacaaaaatggattctcgttttagatgatttgtggaaTAATTTTGAGCTACAGGAAGTGGGAATTCCTGTCTCGTTGAAAGGATGCAAGCTGATTTTGACAACTCGATCAGAAACAGTTTGTCATGGAATTGCTTGCAATCACAAAATCCAAGTGAAGCGACTTTTTAAGGGAGAAGCTTGGACTTTGTTGAAGGAGAATCTTGGGCATGACATAACACTTTCAGAAGTGGAAGGAATTGCGAAAGCTATTGCTAGGGAATGTGCTGGTTTGTTATTGGGAATTATTACAGTGGCAGAAAGCTTGAGGGGAGTGGATGACCTCCATCAGTGGAGGAATACattgaataaattgaaagaatcaGAATTTAGGGACACAGAAGTATTCAAGTTATTGAGGTTTAGTTATGATCGGTTAGGTGATTTAGCACTTCAACAATGTCTCTTGTACCGtgcattatttcctgaaaaTGATATGATTGAAAGGGAGGAGTTGATAGGTTATTTGATCGATGAGGGAATAATTAAAGGAAAGAGGAGCAGGGGAGATACATTTGGTGAGGGCCACACAATGCTTAATAGACTTGAAAATGTCTTCCTATTGGAAGGTGCTACCTCCATGGAAGATGATAGTAGATGTGTCAAGATGCACGACTTGATTAGGGACATGGTCATCCAAATACTGCTAGAGAACTCTCCAGGCATGGTTAAAGCTGGTGCACAATTGCCAGATGCAGAGGAGTGGACGGAGAATCTGACGAGAGTTTCACTAATGCAAAACGAGATCGTAGAAATTCCTTCCAGCCATTCACCAATGTGTCCAAATCTGTCCACTCTATTTCCCAAGGAAGTATGA
- the LOC118048636 gene encoding uncharacterized protein isoform X1 — translation MEERLMARLESAVARLEALSLRGGSVAGSGGDDASATDPSIVAFEDFMGASFGRVSSAGEKIGGQVLSCTCGQMEGFAPSSMEDDVNLPLNFQSPEDTFNISEFPSPAPEVPVNQGSISCNDQGGQNNAINDSIQQTTQFPTSFPETMTGHRYMTQNATTSQHGEFNQPGPSSPAPWYQPIPNLFDPQCANPMVPGPSMPLRDQQWTNYQLPIMSNQVPAMLPGPQPPLNQWHQNSFIHQPQKGHGYMTPNATTSQHGGFNQPGPSFPAPWIQHFPNQGQVDQAFAIRNIDNMQQENFVPRNFGNSTRSQMDNLQVRGLQNQTATPNASNPGLGTSLQSQNRGLNTQQVEMGGSKDSFWNYVERADDGSTKCKFCPHTFANKTSISRIKWHLSGEEGHNVAICHGVPKEVQEAAWKDTCGGNKRHKITASSINVNDCGISTIVGVTARGRAEIEVQSMLMISSHAIAGNDVVSMTGMRAQEDRVSEGALESRLRTEPVDRALEQNTGEGSFRHDAFETVPRTEQEQLLEPRGDASQFCLDFGICYDQPCAPSVNYDVNRHDAQDMVRVRTQLVEEEDVENSGRSVVQAGPGARSSESLKNNKTRGVSLPTSSIKVGQAFEENKKVICSLLMDDEVPTIGIYGMGGVGKTTILQHIQNELLQRPDICDHVWWVILSQDFSINRLQNLIAKHLHLELSSEDDVQLRPAKLSEELRKKQKWILVLDDLWNNFELQEVGIPVSLKGCKLILTTRSETVCHGIACNHKIQVKRLFKGEAWTLLKENLGHDITLSEVEGIAKAIARECAGLLLGIITVAESLRGVDDLHQWRNTLNKLKESEFRDTEVFKLLRFSYDRLGDLALQQCLLYRALFPENDMIEREELIGYLIDEGIIKGKRSRGDTFGEGHTMLNRLENVFLLEGATSMEDDSRCVKMHDLIRDMVIQILLENSPGMVKAGAQLPDAEEWTENLTRVSLMQNEIVEIPSSHSPMCPNLSTLFPKEV, via the exons ATGGAGGAGAGGCTAATGGCTAGGCTAGAATCGGCGGTGGCGCGATTAGAAGCACTTTCGTTGAGAGGGGGAAGTGTGGCGGGTAGTGGCGGGGATGATGCTTCAGCGACGGATCCGTCGATTGTAGCGTTTGAAGATTTCATGGGGGCATCCTTCGGTAGGGTTTCCAGCGCTGGAGAGAAGATTGGAGGACAAGTATTATCTTGTACTTGTGGTCAGATGGAAGGGTTCGCACCATCTTCTATGGAGGATGATGTCAACTTACCATTGAATTTTCAATCACCAGAAGATACATTCAATATTTCTGAGTTTCCCTC GCCGGCACCGGAGGTTCCAGTCAACCAAGGCTCCATATCATGCAATGATCAAGGTGGACAGAACAATGCGATCAACGATAGTATTCAACAAACAACTCAGTTTCCAACTTCATTTCCTGAAACCATG ACGGGACATCGCTATATGACACAGAACGCAACCACATCACAACATGGTGAATTCAATCAACCTGGACCTTCTTCTCCTGCTCCCTG GTATCAGCCTATTCCTAATTTATTTGATCCTCAATGTGCCAATCCCATGGTGCCTGGACCATCAATGCCTTTGAG GGACCAACAATGGACTAATTATCAGTTACCAATTATGAGCAATCAAGTGCCTGCGATGCTACCTGGACCTCAACCTCCATTGAATCAATG GCATCAGAACTCCTTTATTCATCAACCTCAGAAGGGACATGGCTATATGACACCGAATGCAACCACTTCACAACATGGTGGCTTCAATCAACCTGGACCTTCTTTTCCTGCTCCCTG GATTCAACATTTTCCTAATCAAGGACAAGTCGATCAAGCTTTTGCAATTCGTAATATAGACAATATGCAACAGGAGAACTTCGTGCCTCGAAACTTTGGCAACTCTACTAG GTCACAGATGGATAACCTCCAAGTCCGAGGATTGCAAAATCAAACTGCTACGCCAAATGCCTCAAATCCTGGCCTTGGCACTTCCCTGCAAAGTCAAAATAGGGGTTTAAATACTCAACAA GTTGAAATGGGTGGATCAAAGGATTCATTTTGGAATTATGTTGAAAGGGCTGATGATGGTAGCACGAAGTGTAAGTTTTGTCCACATACATTTGCCAATAAAACCTccatttcaaggatcaaatggcatttatCAGGAGAGGAAGGGCATAATGTTGCCATTTGTCATGGGGTGCCTAAAGAAGTTCAAGAAGCAGCCTGGAAAGATACGTGTGGTGgcaacaaaagacataaaatCACAGCAAGTTCAATCAATGTTAATGATTGTGGAATTTCAACAATAGTAGGAGTTACTGCAAGGGGAAGGGCAGAAATTGAAGTTCAATCAATGTTAATGATTTCTTCACATGCAATAGCAGGAAACGACGTAGTAAGCATGACCGGAATGAGAGCACAAGAAGATAGAGTTTCCGAAGGGGCACTCGAGAGCAGACTGAGGACAGAACCAGTGGATCGAGCGTTGGAACAAAACACTGGTGAAGGATCTTTTCGGCATGATGCATTTGAGACTGTACCAAGAACAGAGCAAGAGCAGCTTCTGGAGCCTCGAGGAGATGCATCCCAATTTTGTCTTGACTTTGGAATATGTTATGATCAACCTTGTGCTCCATCAGTAAACTATGATGTAAATAGGCATGATGCACAGGACATGGTTAGAGTGAGGACACAActagtggaggaggaggatgtggAGAATAGTGGAAGATCAGTAGTGCAGGCTGGCCCAGGAGCTAGATCTTCTGAAAGTCTGAAAAACAACAAGACTAGAGGAGTTTCATTACCTACTAGCTCTATAAAGGTGGGTCAAGCATTTGAAGAGAATAAGAAGGTGATATGTTCTTTGTTAATGGATGATGAAGTCCCAACCATTGGCATTTATGGGATGGGGGGAGTTGGTAAAACAACAATActgcaacatatccaaaatGAGCTTCTACAAAGACCAGATATTTGTGATCATGTTTGGTGGGTGATTCTGTCTCAAGATTTCAGCATTAATAGATTGCAGAATCTTATTGCTAAACATCTTCATCTAGAGCTTTCAAGCGAAGATGATGTTCAGCTCAGACCTGCCAAATTGTCAGAAGAACtaaggaagaaacaaaaatggattctcgttttagatgatttgtggaaTAATTTTGAGCTACAGGAAGTGGGAATTCCTGTCTCGTTGAAAGGATGCAAGCTGATTTTGACAACTCGATCAGAAACAGTTTGTCATGGAATTGCTTGCAATCACAAAATCCAAGTGAAGCGACTTTTTAAGGGAGAAGCTTGGACTTTGTTGAAGGAGAATCTTGGGCATGACATAACACTTTCAGAAGTGGAAGGAATTGCGAAAGCTATTGCTAGGGAATGTGCTGGTTTGTTATTGGGAATTATTACAGTGGCAGAAAGCTTGAGGGGAGTGGATGACCTCCATCAGTGGAGGAATACattgaataaattgaaagaatcaGAATTTAGGGACACAGAAGTATTCAAGTTATTGAGGTTTAGTTATGATCGGTTAGGTGATTTAGCACTTCAACAATGTCTCTTGTACCGtgcattatttcctgaaaaTGATATGATTGAAAGGGAGGAGTTGATAGGTTATTTGATCGATGAGGGAATAATTAAAGGAAAGAGGAGCAGGGGAGATACATTTGGTGAGGGCCACACAATGCTTAATAGACTTGAAAATGTCTTCCTATTGGAAGGTGCTACCTCCATGGAAGATGATAGTAGATGTGTCAAGATGCACGACTTGATTAGGGACATGGTCATCCAAATACTGCTAGAGAACTCTCCAGGCATGGTTAAAGCTGGTGCACAATTGCCAGATGCAGAGGAGTGGACGGAGAATCTGACGAGAGTTTCACTAATGCAAAACGAGATCGTAGAAATTCCTTCCAGCCATTCACCAATGTGTCCAAATCTGTCCACTCTATTTCCCAAGGAAGTATGA
- the LOC140955030 gene encoding mitogen-activated protein kinase kinase kinase 20-like, with translation MKGKAKHVVGGGGEESMKYSNNNGGVAWSRGPLLGKGGFGSVYLASLKNPKSRNGYYPPVMAVKSAEVSASCSLQKEKEVFNCLNGCPFIIKCFGEETTRDGGGEMFYNVLLEYASGGTLAGLIKKSDGVGLPELDVKRYTRSILEGIHYIHSHGYVHCDLKPDNILLVSSSTKAGEFVAKIGDFGLAKKSEKRNKKRKFDPYLRGTTLYMAPETVANHVQEPPCDIWALGCVVLEMLTGKQAWDVKPDVTIEERGDFNRQKAKSKTSSSTYSYNIPLQLIGHFLIPCSQSGRPFGCLLHVKIYWKCLGTDLDSHESLAHVHFMA, from the coding sequence ATGAAGGGAAAGGCAAAACACGtagtaggaggaggaggagaagagagCATGAAGTACAGCAATAACAATGGCGGAGTGGCATGGTCAAGAGGGCCGCTACTTGGCAAAGGAGGGTTTGGATCAGTTTATTTAGCAAGTTTAAAGAACCCCAAATCAAGAAATGGCTATTACCCTCCAGTTATGGCTGTCAAGTCTGCAGAGGTCTCTGCTTCTTGTTCACttcaaaaggagaaagaggTATTTAACTGTCTCAATGGCTGTCCTTTTATTATCAAGTGTTTTGGTGAAGAAACTACCAGGGATGGAGGTGGTGAGATGTTTTATAATGTGTTGTTAGAGTATGCATCAGGAGGGACCTTAGCTGGTCTTATCAAGAAATCTGATGGTGTTGGTTTGCCTGAATTGGATGTGAAAAGATACACTAGGTCTATTCTTGAAGGGATCCATTATATTCATAGCCATGGTTATGTGCATTGTGATCTCAAGCCTGATAATATTTTGCTTGTTTCCAGTAGTACGAAGGCAGGTGAATTTGTGGCAAAGATTGGGGATTTTGGGTTGGCAAAGAAATCAGAGAAGAGgaacaagaaaaggaaattcgACCCCTATCTAAGAGGGACTACTTTGTACATGGCACCAGAGACTGTGGCTAATCATGTTCAAGAGCCTCCTTGTGACATATGGGCTCTTGGATGTGTTGTGCTTGAGATGCTTACTGGGAAGCAAGCTTGGGATGTGAAACCTGATGTTACTATTGAAGAACGGGGAGACTTTAATCGTCAAAAAGCCAAGTCTAAGACTTCATCGTCAACGTACTCGTATAATATTCCACTGCAACTTATTGGACACTTCTTGATTCCTTGCAGTCAATCTGGGAGGCCTTTCGGCTGCCTTTTACACGTTAAAATTTACTGGAAATGTCTTGGCACGGATTTGGACTCGCACGAATCACTAGCACATGTACATTTCATGGCCTAG